Proteins from one Gossypium raimondii isolate GPD5lz chromosome 8, ASM2569854v1, whole genome shotgun sequence genomic window:
- the LOC105792167 gene encoding protein HOTHEAD: MNLGWWWRLFAGALAGFLFFHGFAATETAPNYSFMYDATSASTLSYYDYIIVGGGTAGCPLAATLSQNATVLLLERGGSPYGNPNLTKMASFGAALSDLSRSSPSQRFISEDGVINARARVLGGGSCINAGFYTRASDEYIKQAGWDGRLVNESYQWMEKSVAFEPSLGQWQSAVRDGLLEAGVMPSNGFTYDHIYGTKVGGTIFDQQGNRHTAADLLEYANPSGLTVFLHASVHKILFAIKGKRRPKAHGVVFRDATGAKHKAYLKQGSKNEIIISAGALGSPQLLMLSGVGPAQHLKSHDITVVLDQPLVGQGMSDNPMNAVFIPSPLPVEVSLIQVVGITHFGSYIEAASGENFAGGASSSPAVEYMNNLDETTFRGGFILEKVMGPISTGHLELRTRNPNDNPSVTFNYFKDPQDLQRCVQGIQTIEKIIESKAFFRFRYEFLSWPILLNMTANAPLNLLPKHYNPSMPLEVFCKDTVMTIWHYHGGCQVGKVVDLDYKVLGVDALRVIDGSTFNDSPGTNPQATVMMLGRYMGVKILSERLAN, encoded by the exons ATGAATCTTGGGTGGTGGTGGAGGCTTTTTGCAGGTGCCTTAGCTGGATTTCTCTTCTTTCATGGCTTTGCTGCCACTGAAACAG CTCCGAACTACTCGTTCATGTACGATGCAACATCAGCTTCAACATTATCATATTACGACTACATCATTGTCGGTGGTGGCACCGCCGGATGTCCATTAGCTGCCACATTATCTCAAAACGCCACCGTCTTGCTCCTTGAACGTGGTGGCTCCCCTTATGGTAACCCCAACCTAACTAAAATGGCAAGCTTTGGTGCTGCCCTCTCTGACCTTTCCCGGTCATCCCCATCACAGCGGTTCATCTCCGAAGATGGCGTAATTAATGCACGTGCACGGGTGTTGGGTGGCGGAAGTTGTATCAATGCAGGATTTTACACACGCGCCAGCGATGAATATATCAA GCAAGCGGGTTGGGATGGACGATTAGTGAATGAATCGTATCAATGGATGGAAAAATCAGTGGCATTTGAGCCATCACTGGGGCAATGGCAGTCAGCTGTAAGGGATGGTCTGCTGGAAGCTGGGGTGATGCCATCCAATGGGTTTACTTATGACCATATTTATGGGACCAAAGTGGGTGGAACAATCTTCGATCAACAAGGGAATAGACACACGGCAGCTGATTTATTGGAGTATGCTAACCCCAGTGGGCTCACCGTCTTTTTGCATGCTTCTGTGCACAAAATCTTGTTTGCAATTAAAG GGAAACGAAGGCCGAAGGCTCATGGAGTGGTTTTCAGAGATGCAACAGGGGCCAAGCACAAAGCATATCTTAAACAAGGATCAAAAAATGAGATCATTATATCAGCGGGAGCATTGGGAAGCCCGCAGCTGTTGATGTTGAGTGGAGTGGGGCCTGCACAACATCTCAAGTCCCACGACATCACGGTGGTGCTTGACCAGCCCCTGGTTGGCCAAGGCATGTCCGATAACCCCATGAACGCCGTCTTCATCCCATCTCCTCTTCCAGTTGAGGTTTCGCTTATCCAAGTTGTTGGTATCACCCATTTTGGAAGCTACATTGAAGCCGCCAGTGGTGAAAACTTCGCAGGTGGTGCTTCTTCCTCTCCAGCTGTTGAATACATGAACAATCTTGACGAGACAACTTTTCGAGGTGGGTTTATCCTAGAAAAAGTTATGGGTCCGATTTCAACAGGCCATTTGGAGCTTCGGACCCGAAATCCAAACGATAACCCATCAGTTACCTTCAATTATTTCAAGGATCCACAAGACCTGCAAAGATGTGTCCAAGGAATTCAAACCATTGAGAAAATCATCGAATCAAAGGCTTTCTTTAGATTCAGATATGAGTTTTTGTCTTGGCCTATTCTTCTCAATATGACTGCAAATGCCCCATTGAATTTGTTGCCTAAACATTACAATCCTTCAATGCCATTGGAAGTGTTTTGCAAGGACACTGTGATGACTATATGGCACTATCATGGAGGTTGCCAAGTTGGTAAAGTTGTTGATCTTGACTATAAGGTTCTTGGTGTGGATGCTTTAAGGGTTATCGATGGATCCACGTTCAACGACTCACCTGGGACTAATCCTCAGGCCACTGTAATGATGCTTGGAAG GTACATGGGTGTGAAGATATTGAGTGAGAGACTAGCCAATTAA
- the LOC128042887 gene encoding protein MAINTENANCE OF MERISTEMS-like: MPDLSRSRVHLRWLLKLVDFRAAGELSWGSVVLATLYREMCGATRSSKAKIGGCLSLLQSWARFRFPFLRPRVDHPYTFPLITRWNHPASHARLPTSLEDIRLLLDQ, translated from the exons atgccggacttgtcacggagccgcgtacatctaagatggctgctgaaactcgttgattttagagcagctggtgaattgagttggggctctgtcgtcttggcaacattatatcgggagatgtgcggggcgacgcgatcGAGTAaagcaaaaatcggaggttgcctgtcactactgcagtcatgggcacgatttcgctttccatttctacgtcctcgagtggaccacccatatacattcccactcataacgag gtggaaccatccggcaagtcatgctcgattacctacctctcttgaagatatacggcttctattagaccaatag
- the LOC105792169 gene encoding DNA-directed RNA polymerase IV subunit 1 isoform X2, giving the protein MRFKITSKELFRKSAIMVEVSENSLMKVRKRGRQALPADYWDFIPKDQQQEEGFVKPGRRVLSHAQVRHLLKDVNPEFIKKFISEADSIFLNFFPVTPNSHRVTEIMHTSSNAQRLIFDERTRVYKKLVDFRGLANELSSHVLECLKISKLHVEKPSTEDSALIAALKKNKDSASNMSGLRYMKDVILGKRNDHCFRMVLTGNPNLKLSEIGIPCHVAEKLQIAEQLNRWNEERLKTCCNLRILEKGEIRIRREGKLVRIRHNEKVQVGDTIYRPLNDGDTVLINRPPSIHQHSLIALSVKVLPVNSVVSINPLICSPFRGDFDGDCLHGYVPQSINTRVELSELVSLDRQLINGQSGRNLLSLSHDSLTAAYLVKEDGVLLNLFQMQQLEMFCPNHSPLPAIVKAPLLSNPVWTGKQLFSMLFPPEFDYVFAPSGVVIHNGDLICSSEGSSWLRDADGNLFQSLIKHYQGKVLDFLHAAQEVLCEWLSMRGLSVSLLDLYLSPDTDSQKNMMDEIFYGLQEAEQTCNFKQLMVDSCQDFLAGNDEETNRFMVLDVEQMCYEKQRSAALSQASVDSFKQVFRDIQNLLYKYANKDNSLFTMFKAGSKGNLLKLVQHSMCLGLQHSLVPLSFRFPHQLSCAAWNNQKSHILTQKVDDTDESAKKYIPYAVVESSFVKGLNPLECFVHSVTTRDTSFSDNADLPGTLSRRLMFFMRDLCAAYDGTVRNAYGDQVVQFCYNIDKGTFSPTSCPDKLVSQGSSLPDGIGGQPVGSLSACAISEAAYSALDQPISLLESSPLLNLKRVLECGSKRSNADQTMSLFLSGKLVRRRHGQEYGALEVKNHLERLIFKDIVSTVSIIFSPQMSSENRFSPWVCHFHVFKDIVTRRRLTVHSIIDALHMHCTNAKRLWKINLPDMQVTSKACSVIDMENEDDTFCITVTIVECKTSRIELDVIQDMVIPSLLEAVVKGFPEIKKVEILWNEDFRVPNSHKPAPGELYLRVSVSGDFGITKLWSVLMNDCLQLMDIIDWTRSHPDNINQFCLAFGIDAGWRFFLNNMKSAISDTGKSILNEHLHLAANCLSATGEFVGLNSKGLKQQREHAFVSSPFMQACFSNPSACFVKAAKTGVADNLQGTIDLLAWGRVPRIGTGGQFDIVYSMKDEELAEPVDVYKLLGDSINSKKQDIEFEVPKVFNPTSEKHSSPFKGALRDSVFDEWKKIETKTRSLLRGRLTLNDVQRLERNLKNILRKYPIDHRVSEADWDTLMMALYFHPHRVEKIGSGAKEIKVGHHPDHADSRCFFLVRTDETTVDFSYRKCVVGALEIIAPCRAQSYKSKWLQHGSL; this is encoded by the exons ATGAGATTCAAGATAACCTCGAAAGAGCTTTTCAGAAAAAGTGCAATCATGGTAGAGGTAAGTGAAAACTCTTTAATGAAGGTCCGGAAGAGAGGAAGGCAAGCATTACCTGCAGATTACTGGGACTTTATTCCAAAAGATCAACAACAAGAAGAAGGTTTTGTGAAACCAGGTAGAAGAGTCCTATCACATGCCCAG GTTCGACATTTGTTGAAGGACGTTAATCCAGAGTTCATTAAAAAGTTTATTTCAGAAGCAGactctattttcctcaatttttttCCTGTGACACCCAATAGTCACCGAGTGACAGAAATCATGCATACATCTTCTAATGCGCAGCGATTGATCTTT GATGAAAGAACCAGGGTTTACAAGAAACTGGTTGACTTCAGAGGGCTAGCAAATGAATTGAGCTCTCATGTATTGGAATGCCTAAAAATTTCTAAG CTGCATGTGGAGAAGCCATCAACTGAAGATTCTGCACTCATTGCTGCTctgaaaaagaataaagattCTGCTTCCAACATGTCAGGTTTAAGATATATGAaagatgttattcttgggaaGAGAAACGACCATTGCTTCCGCATGGTTCTTACTGGAAACCCAAATCTTAAACTGTCTGAAATTGGTATCCCATGTCATGTTGCCGAGAAATTGCAAATCGCTGAGCAACTGAACAGGTGGAATGAGGAGAGATTGAAAACTTGTTGTAATCTGCGTATTCTTGAGAAGGGTGAGATTCGCATTAGGAGAGAAGGTAAATTAGTTAGAATTCGTCATAATGAAAAGGTCCAAGTAGGGGACACTATCTATAGGCCCCTAAATGATGGGGATACAGTACTTATAAATAGACCTCCTTCTATACATCAGCACTCTCTCATTGCGCTATCTGTTAAAGTTCTACCTGTCAATTCAGTTGTTTCGATAAACCCACTAATATGTTCCCCTTTTCGTGGAGATTTTGATGGTGATTGCCTTCATGGTTATGTTCCTCAGTCCATTAACACAAGAGTTGAGCTCAGTGAGCTTGTTTCTTTGGATAGGCAGCTAATTAATGGCCAAAGTGGTCGAAATCTGCTTTCACTCAGTCATGATAGTTTAACGGCTGCTTATTTGGTCAAGGAGGACGGGGTACTATTGAACCTGTTCCAGATGCAACAGCTGGAAATGTTCTGTCCTAATCATTCGCCATTGCCAGCCATTGTCAAAGCTCCTTTGCTAAGTAATCCTGTTTGGACTGGAAAGCAGTTATTTAGCATGCTCTTTCCTCCcgaatttgattatgtttttgCACCAAGTGGTGTTGTAATCCACAATGGGGATCTCATATGTTCTTCTGAAGGGTCTTCTTGGCTACGAGATGCTGACGGCAACCTTTTTCAAAGTCTTATTAAGCATTACCAAGGAAAGGTCCTTGACTTTTTGCATGCTGCTCAGGAAGTTCTTTGTGAGTGGTTGTCAATGAGGGGTTTGAGTGTTTCACTCTTGGACCTATATCTATCTCCTGACACAGATTCACAAAAGAACATGATGGATGAAATCTTCTATGGTCTGCAAGAAGCAGAGCAGACATGTAACTTCAAGCAGTTAATGGTTGATTCTTGTCAAGATTTCCTTGCTGGAAACGATGAAGAAACTAATAGGTTCATGGTTTTGGATGTTGAGCAGATGTGCTATGAGAAACAAAGATCTGCTGCACTTAGCCAAGCTTCTGTTGATTCATTTAAGCAAGTTTTCCGTGATATTCAGAATTTACTCTACAAGTATGCAAATAAAGACAATTCATTATTCACCATGTTCAAAGCAGGGAGCAAGGGTAACTTGCTGAAGTTAGTACAGCATAGTATGTGTCTTGGATTGCAACATTCACTTGTCCCTTTATCATTCAGATTTCCTCATCAGCTCTCATGTGCTGCATGGAATAATCAAAAGTCTCACATCTTAACCCAAAAGGTTGATGATACTGATGAGTCTGCTAAGAAATATATCCCCTATGCTGTGGTCGAAAGTTCGTTTGTGAAGGGTCTGAATCCATTAGAATGTTTTGTTCATTCAGTGACTACTCGAGACACATCTTTCAGTGACAATGCTGACCTTCCTGGGACGCTGTCACGAAGGTTGATGTTCTTCATGCGTGATCTATGCGCAGCATATGATGGAACTGTGAGGAATGCATATGGAGATCAGGTTGTTCAGTTCTGTTATAATATCGATAAGGGTACATTTAGTCCAACTAGTTGCCCTGACAAATTAGTAAGTCAGGGCAGTAGTCTTCCTGATGGAATTGGTGGACAACCTGTTGGTTCATTATCTGCCTGTGCCATTTCTGAGGCTGCATATAGTGCATTGGATCAGCCAATTAGTCTACTTGAATCTTCTCCATTGCTGAACTTGAAG AGGGTCCTTGAGTGTGGTTCTAAAAGAAGCAATGCTGACCAGACTATGTCACTATTTTTATCTGGTAAACTTGTAAGGAGAAGGCACGGTCAGGAGTATGGAGCCTTAGAAGTCAAGAATCATTTGGAGAGGCTGATCTTTAAAGATATTGTGTCTACTGTCTCAATAAT CTTCTCTCCACAGATGTCTAGTGAAAACCGTTTCAGTCCTTGGGTTTGCCATTTTCATGTGTTTAAG GATATTGTGACAAGGAGGCGGCTAACAGTGCATTCTATTATTGATGCTCTTCACATGCACTGCACCAATGCCAAAAGACTATGGAAAATCAATTTGCCCGACATGCAAGTTACAAGCAA GGCCTGTTCTGTTATTGACATGGAAAATGAAGATGATACGTTTTGTATCACTGTCACAATTGTTGAATGTAAAACTTCTCGTATAGAACTGGATGTGATTCAAGACATGGTGATACCTTCCCTTCTGGAAGCAGTGGTAAAAG gaTTCCCGGAGATCAAGAAGGTGGAAATTCTATGGAATGAGGATTTCAGAGTCCCAAATTCTCATAAACCTGCTCCTGGTGAACTTTACTTGAGGGTTTCTGTATCTGGCGATTTTGGTATAACGAAACTCTGGAGTGTGCTTATGAATGATTGCCTCCAACTAATGGATATAATCGATTGGACACGGAGCCATCCAGATAACATTAATCAGTTTTGCTTGGCATTCGGAATAGATGCTGGATGGAGATTCTTTCTCAAT AATATGAAGAGTGCAATATCAGATACTGGCAAGTCTATACTAAATGAACATCTACACCTTGCTGCCAATTGTCTGTCAGCTACCGGGGAGTTTGTTGGTTTAAATTCAAAAGGCTTGAAACAACAAAGAGAACATGCATTTGTCTCTTCTCCTTTCATGCAAGCATGCTTTTCA AACCCTAGTGCTTGCTTTGTCAAAGCTGCAAAGACTGGAGTTGCGGATAATCTTCAAGGGACCATTGACCTATTGGCTTGGGGAAGGGTTCCTCGTATTGGGACTGGTGGACAGTTTGATATAGTCTATTCTATGAAG GATGAAGAGCTTGCAGAACCGGTTGATGTGTATAAGCTGCTAGGAGATTCTATTAATTCCAAGAAGCAGGATATAGAGTTTGAAGTACCTAAAGTTTTTAACCCTACATCTGAGAAACATAGTTCTCCGTTCAAGGGAGCTCTTCGTGACTCTGTCTTTGATGAGTGGAAGAAGATTGAAACGAAAACAAGGTCACTCTTGAGAGGACGTCTAACCTTGAATGACGTTCAGAGGCTTGAGCgtaatttaaagaatattttgCGCAA ATATCCTATTGATCACCGTGTAAGTGAAGCTGACTGGGATACCTTGATGATGGCGTTGTACTTTCACCCTCATAGAGTTGAGAAGATCGGATCTGGAGCCAAGGAAATAAAG GTAGGGCATCATCCCGATCATGCAGACAGTCGTTGTTTCTTTTTGGTTAGAACAGATGAGACAACTGTAGATTTCTCATATCGGAAATGTGTTGTCGGTGCACTCGAGATCATTGCTCCTTGTAGGGCACAATCCTACAAGTCAAAATGGTTACAACATGGTAGTTTGTAA
- the LOC105792169 gene encoding DNA-directed RNA polymerase IV subunit 1 isoform X1, with product MASMESDSSEEQENSTAFLTGIKFHVSNDADNENMSILEITAPSEVSDPRLGFPNFSNHCTTCDARDMKQCEGHFGVIKFPYTILHPFFLSEVVHILNKICPGCKSIRKDLWMKGANSIARLLETKGCKYCVGNSIEWYPPMRFKITSKELFRKSAIMVEVSENSLMKVRKRGRQALPADYWDFIPKDQQQEEGFVKPGRRVLSHAQVRHLLKDVNPEFIKKFISEADSIFLNFFPVTPNSHRVTEIMHTSSNAQRLIFDERTRVYKKLVDFRGLANELSSHVLECLKISKLHVEKPSTEDSALIAALKKNKDSASNMSGLRYMKDVILGKRNDHCFRMVLTGNPNLKLSEIGIPCHVAEKLQIAEQLNRWNEERLKTCCNLRILEKGEIRIRREGKLVRIRHNEKVQVGDTIYRPLNDGDTVLINRPPSIHQHSLIALSVKVLPVNSVVSINPLICSPFRGDFDGDCLHGYVPQSINTRVELSELVSLDRQLINGQSGRNLLSLSHDSLTAAYLVKEDGVLLNLFQMQQLEMFCPNHSPLPAIVKAPLLSNPVWTGKQLFSMLFPPEFDYVFAPSGVVIHNGDLICSSEGSSWLRDADGNLFQSLIKHYQGKVLDFLHAAQEVLCEWLSMRGLSVSLLDLYLSPDTDSQKNMMDEIFYGLQEAEQTCNFKQLMVDSCQDFLAGNDEETNRFMVLDVEQMCYEKQRSAALSQASVDSFKQVFRDIQNLLYKYANKDNSLFTMFKAGSKGNLLKLVQHSMCLGLQHSLVPLSFRFPHQLSCAAWNNQKSHILTQKVDDTDESAKKYIPYAVVESSFVKGLNPLECFVHSVTTRDTSFSDNADLPGTLSRRLMFFMRDLCAAYDGTVRNAYGDQVVQFCYNIDKGTFSPTSCPDKLVSQGSSLPDGIGGQPVGSLSACAISEAAYSALDQPISLLESSPLLNLKRVLECGSKRSNADQTMSLFLSGKLVRRRHGQEYGALEVKNHLERLIFKDIVSTVSIIFSPQMSSENRFSPWVCHFHVFKDIVTRRRLTVHSIIDALHMHCTNAKRLWKINLPDMQVTSKACSVIDMENEDDTFCITVTIVECKTSRIELDVIQDMVIPSLLEAVVKGFPEIKKVEILWNEDFRVPNSHKPAPGELYLRVSVSGDFGITKLWSVLMNDCLQLMDIIDWTRSHPDNINQFCLAFGIDAGWRFFLNNMKSAISDTGKSILNEHLHLAANCLSATGEFVGLNSKGLKQQREHAFVSSPFMQACFSNPSACFVKAAKTGVADNLQGTIDLLAWGRVPRIGTGGQFDIVYSMKDEELAEPVDVYKLLGDSINSKKQDIEFEVPKVFNPTSEKHSSPFKGALRDSVFDEWKKIETKTRSLLRGRLTLNDVQRLERNLKNILRKYPIDHRVSEADWDTLMMALYFHPHRVEKIGSGAKEIKVGHHPDHADSRCFFLVRTDETTVDFSYRKCVVGALEIIAPCRAQSYKSKWLQHGSL from the exons ATGGCCTCCATGGAAAGTGACTCATCTGAAGAGCAAGAAAATTCAACTGCCTTTCTGACTGGCATAAAATTTCATGTCTCGAACGACGCTGATAAT GAGAACATGTCTATCTTGGAAATTACTGCACCCAGTGAGGTGTCTGATCCTAGGTTGGGGTTTCCGAATTTTTCTAATCATTGCACCACTTGTGATGCCAGAGATATGAAACAATGCGAAG GCCATTTTGGGGTTATTAAATTTCCATACACAATACTCCATCCATTTTTTCTTTCAGAAGTtgtacatatattaaataagattTGCCCAGGATGTAAATCGATCCGGAAAGATCTATGGATGAAG GGTGCTAATTCTATAGCCAGATTACTTGAAACCAAGGGGTGTAAATATTGTGTT GGGAATTCAATAGAGTGGTATCCACCCATGAGATTCAAGATAACCTCGAAAGAGCTTTTCAGAAAAAGTGCAATCATGGTAGAGGTAAGTGAAAACTCTTTAATGAAGGTCCGGAAGAGAGGAAGGCAAGCATTACCTGCAGATTACTGGGACTTTATTCCAAAAGATCAACAACAAGAAGAAGGTTTTGTGAAACCAGGTAGAAGAGTCCTATCACATGCCCAG GTTCGACATTTGTTGAAGGACGTTAATCCAGAGTTCATTAAAAAGTTTATTTCAGAAGCAGactctattttcctcaatttttttCCTGTGACACCCAATAGTCACCGAGTGACAGAAATCATGCATACATCTTCTAATGCGCAGCGATTGATCTTT GATGAAAGAACCAGGGTTTACAAGAAACTGGTTGACTTCAGAGGGCTAGCAAATGAATTGAGCTCTCATGTATTGGAATGCCTAAAAATTTCTAAG CTGCATGTGGAGAAGCCATCAACTGAAGATTCTGCACTCATTGCTGCTctgaaaaagaataaagattCTGCTTCCAACATGTCAGGTTTAAGATATATGAaagatgttattcttgggaaGAGAAACGACCATTGCTTCCGCATGGTTCTTACTGGAAACCCAAATCTTAAACTGTCTGAAATTGGTATCCCATGTCATGTTGCCGAGAAATTGCAAATCGCTGAGCAACTGAACAGGTGGAATGAGGAGAGATTGAAAACTTGTTGTAATCTGCGTATTCTTGAGAAGGGTGAGATTCGCATTAGGAGAGAAGGTAAATTAGTTAGAATTCGTCATAATGAAAAGGTCCAAGTAGGGGACACTATCTATAGGCCCCTAAATGATGGGGATACAGTACTTATAAATAGACCTCCTTCTATACATCAGCACTCTCTCATTGCGCTATCTGTTAAAGTTCTACCTGTCAATTCAGTTGTTTCGATAAACCCACTAATATGTTCCCCTTTTCGTGGAGATTTTGATGGTGATTGCCTTCATGGTTATGTTCCTCAGTCCATTAACACAAGAGTTGAGCTCAGTGAGCTTGTTTCTTTGGATAGGCAGCTAATTAATGGCCAAAGTGGTCGAAATCTGCTTTCACTCAGTCATGATAGTTTAACGGCTGCTTATTTGGTCAAGGAGGACGGGGTACTATTGAACCTGTTCCAGATGCAACAGCTGGAAATGTTCTGTCCTAATCATTCGCCATTGCCAGCCATTGTCAAAGCTCCTTTGCTAAGTAATCCTGTTTGGACTGGAAAGCAGTTATTTAGCATGCTCTTTCCTCCcgaatttgattatgtttttgCACCAAGTGGTGTTGTAATCCACAATGGGGATCTCATATGTTCTTCTGAAGGGTCTTCTTGGCTACGAGATGCTGACGGCAACCTTTTTCAAAGTCTTATTAAGCATTACCAAGGAAAGGTCCTTGACTTTTTGCATGCTGCTCAGGAAGTTCTTTGTGAGTGGTTGTCAATGAGGGGTTTGAGTGTTTCACTCTTGGACCTATATCTATCTCCTGACACAGATTCACAAAAGAACATGATGGATGAAATCTTCTATGGTCTGCAAGAAGCAGAGCAGACATGTAACTTCAAGCAGTTAATGGTTGATTCTTGTCAAGATTTCCTTGCTGGAAACGATGAAGAAACTAATAGGTTCATGGTTTTGGATGTTGAGCAGATGTGCTATGAGAAACAAAGATCTGCTGCACTTAGCCAAGCTTCTGTTGATTCATTTAAGCAAGTTTTCCGTGATATTCAGAATTTACTCTACAAGTATGCAAATAAAGACAATTCATTATTCACCATGTTCAAAGCAGGGAGCAAGGGTAACTTGCTGAAGTTAGTACAGCATAGTATGTGTCTTGGATTGCAACATTCACTTGTCCCTTTATCATTCAGATTTCCTCATCAGCTCTCATGTGCTGCATGGAATAATCAAAAGTCTCACATCTTAACCCAAAAGGTTGATGATACTGATGAGTCTGCTAAGAAATATATCCCCTATGCTGTGGTCGAAAGTTCGTTTGTGAAGGGTCTGAATCCATTAGAATGTTTTGTTCATTCAGTGACTACTCGAGACACATCTTTCAGTGACAATGCTGACCTTCCTGGGACGCTGTCACGAAGGTTGATGTTCTTCATGCGTGATCTATGCGCAGCATATGATGGAACTGTGAGGAATGCATATGGAGATCAGGTTGTTCAGTTCTGTTATAATATCGATAAGGGTACATTTAGTCCAACTAGTTGCCCTGACAAATTAGTAAGTCAGGGCAGTAGTCTTCCTGATGGAATTGGTGGACAACCTGTTGGTTCATTATCTGCCTGTGCCATTTCTGAGGCTGCATATAGTGCATTGGATCAGCCAATTAGTCTACTTGAATCTTCTCCATTGCTGAACTTGAAG AGGGTCCTTGAGTGTGGTTCTAAAAGAAGCAATGCTGACCAGACTATGTCACTATTTTTATCTGGTAAACTTGTAAGGAGAAGGCACGGTCAGGAGTATGGAGCCTTAGAAGTCAAGAATCATTTGGAGAGGCTGATCTTTAAAGATATTGTGTCTACTGTCTCAATAAT CTTCTCTCCACAGATGTCTAGTGAAAACCGTTTCAGTCCTTGGGTTTGCCATTTTCATGTGTTTAAG GATATTGTGACAAGGAGGCGGCTAACAGTGCATTCTATTATTGATGCTCTTCACATGCACTGCACCAATGCCAAAAGACTATGGAAAATCAATTTGCCCGACATGCAAGTTACAAGCAA GGCCTGTTCTGTTATTGACATGGAAAATGAAGATGATACGTTTTGTATCACTGTCACAATTGTTGAATGTAAAACTTCTCGTATAGAACTGGATGTGATTCAAGACATGGTGATACCTTCCCTTCTGGAAGCAGTGGTAAAAG gaTTCCCGGAGATCAAGAAGGTGGAAATTCTATGGAATGAGGATTTCAGAGTCCCAAATTCTCATAAACCTGCTCCTGGTGAACTTTACTTGAGGGTTTCTGTATCTGGCGATTTTGGTATAACGAAACTCTGGAGTGTGCTTATGAATGATTGCCTCCAACTAATGGATATAATCGATTGGACACGGAGCCATCCAGATAACATTAATCAGTTTTGCTTGGCATTCGGAATAGATGCTGGATGGAGATTCTTTCTCAAT AATATGAAGAGTGCAATATCAGATACTGGCAAGTCTATACTAAATGAACATCTACACCTTGCTGCCAATTGTCTGTCAGCTACCGGGGAGTTTGTTGGTTTAAATTCAAAAGGCTTGAAACAACAAAGAGAACATGCATTTGTCTCTTCTCCTTTCATGCAAGCATGCTTTTCA AACCCTAGTGCTTGCTTTGTCAAAGCTGCAAAGACTGGAGTTGCGGATAATCTTCAAGGGACCATTGACCTATTGGCTTGGGGAAGGGTTCCTCGTATTGGGACTGGTGGACAGTTTGATATAGTCTATTCTATGAAG GATGAAGAGCTTGCAGAACCGGTTGATGTGTATAAGCTGCTAGGAGATTCTATTAATTCCAAGAAGCAGGATATAGAGTTTGAAGTACCTAAAGTTTTTAACCCTACATCTGAGAAACATAGTTCTCCGTTCAAGGGAGCTCTTCGTGACTCTGTCTTTGATGAGTGGAAGAAGATTGAAACGAAAACAAGGTCACTCTTGAGAGGACGTCTAACCTTGAATGACGTTCAGAGGCTTGAGCgtaatttaaagaatattttgCGCAA ATATCCTATTGATCACCGTGTAAGTGAAGCTGACTGGGATACCTTGATGATGGCGTTGTACTTTCACCCTCATAGAGTTGAGAAGATCGGATCTGGAGCCAAGGAAATAAAG GTAGGGCATCATCCCGATCATGCAGACAGTCGTTGTTTCTTTTTGGTTAGAACAGATGAGACAACTGTAGATTTCTCATATCGGAAATGTGTTGTCGGTGCACTCGAGATCATTGCTCCTTGTAGGGCACAATCCTACAAGTCAAAATGGTTACAACATGGTAGTTTGTAA